In the bacterium genome, ATCCAGCATCGAGTATCGAGCCTCGAGCATCGAGCATCGAGCATCGAGCATCGAGCATCGAGCATCGAGCATCGAGCATCGAGCATCGAGTTATATCCCTACTAAAAGTCCCAGCGTGACCACGGAAAATAAGATATAAAAGGGAAGGTGGGCTTCATCCAACTTATTTTCCAGTTCCATAATAACTTCTTTCAACTCTGTATTTTCGCTTTCTATCAGGGACAGCTCTTCCTGACAAGCGGTTATCTTGGCTTCCAGGTCGCCTATTTCCGCTTCAAGACGAGCCGCCTCACCCTTTAACCTCACGTTCCTTTTTTCTGTCTCTACGGTTTGCTCTTCTAATCCCTCTACCTGGACATTAAGACGTTTAACCTCATTTTCACAGGCCTGCTTTTCTTCAGCCAGTTGGGCATTCTCCGCCCTAAGTTCAGTGCAATCTTCAACACCCACCTCAGGAACAGCTATTTCTTCTTTGGCTAAAGCCTCTTTAGCTGCTTCCAACTCAGCTATCTGGGCCTTATACTTGGCAATCAATTCTTGCAGTTCATCGGCCTTCTCTTCCCCTTCCACCAGCCTCTCTTCCAGCTTAGTCTTTACTTTCTCGGCCACTTCTACAGGTATCTTAATCTCCTGACCCACATAAAGCATATGCGGATTTTTGAGGTCAGGATTGACTGCCTGAATCTTGGGCCATAGGCTGCCATCCCCCAGATATTCCTGGGCATACTTCCAGAGGGTATCCCCTGACTTAACCATAACCGTCTTTAAGGCGGCTTGAGCCGATCCCACCATAAAAACCAAAACTGCCAGACAAACTAAAGACCCTGCTACCCACCTTGCCCTTTTTCCCATTTAAGATTCCTCCCTTTCTCATTTCGGATTTCAGATAGTGGATTTCGGCTTGTAACTACTCAGCCACAATTTTACCTTCCACCTTCCTCTACCCGCCTTTATTTTCGTTACCAAATCTCCGGCTTGGTAACGCTAATGTATTCGTAATCGTTCACCACAGAGACACGGAGAATGATTTTAGAAAAAAGCACTTAATACCTGTTTTGTAAGACGGAATTAAGAGACTTGTCCTTTAGATTTTTCTCAGTATCTCTCTGTCTCCGTGGTGAGGTGATCCGAAATCCTTAAAATCTGACGGTTAATGAAACCCGATGCCCATCATCGCTCACGTCATTATCAACATTATCGTAAGAATAATCCAGTCCCACCTCAAAGGTAGGCGATAGGACTAAATTATAGCCTATGCCCGCGGCAAATTCAGTATTAGTCTTTTCATCCACTCTATTTAACGAGACCCCGGCCCTCAAGGCCAGATCAGCCAAAATCTTATATTCTGTCCCCATATCCAGCCTGGTAATATCTTCATCAAAATTCCGCACAAAACTGGCCGCCATCAAAAGATCCTCCTTTTTTAGGGGCCGATAGGCCAGACCGGCCTTCAGTTTCATGGGCACTTTCTCCTTCCAACCACTATCCCACTCTAATTTACTGATACCCAGATCAGCCAGCACCACTCCCAAAGAAAATC is a window encoding:
- a CDS encoding LysM peptidoglycan-binding domain-containing protein; protein product: MGKRARWVAGSLVCLAVLVFMVGSAQAALKTVMVKSGDTLWKYAQEYLGDGSLWPKIQAVNPDLKNPHMLYVGQEIKIPVEVAEKVKTKLEERLVEGEEKADELQELIAKYKAQIAELEAAKEALAKEEIAVPEVGVEDCTELRAENAQLAEEKQACENEVKRLNVQVEGLEEQTVETEKRNVRLKGEAARLEAEIGDLEAKITACQEELSLIESENTELKEVIMELENKLDEAHLPFYILFSVVTLGLLVGI